From a region of the Streptacidiphilus albus JL83 genome:
- a CDS encoding DUF927 domain-containing protein, which yields MTLEDFVRLLREHMCYITGSAPNFKATCPAHEDNQPSLSIGPGTDGAPFSYKCHAGCSKDEIRAALSLPAAKSDADFHGRAKPTWTTEYGYTSEVGATLYVKERGEPKTFRIYRPLTGGRRQYKSVFVGPGAPQKVLYHLPELMAGIQAGEPVHVVEGEKDVHTAEGLGLIATCNVEGAAKEGQRTKWLSRYGDSLKGAHVVIVRDRDDAGRAHAKAIAADLQGKAASVKVVEAKEGKDLTDHVKAGYGVEDLIEVTGTEEVRRPDLRIVASIDGANVLADEPDKVSQNADDPEVGYDIAGTFNLPGKVTVPAQYRLDRRGVWLKKMVKENGVEKPTWIRVSFAPLVVTGTLRDPDDEQSVELSWLDRGKVVSKVVPRDVAKRGRELIKQLGNANLPVIEADSRLVERWLAEFEASNRQIRDQYLARYLGWQPDGTFVASPHGDVKVEVLHDEQRTRARAFGQHGTLKGWQEAVKELAAHQVPRVVIAASLAASLLRPLGISSFTVDVSSRSTKGKTTCLQCGLSAWANPSEQADAMANWRTTLFAIEKTLNLVRGMVTVLDETMAVDDETLIDQVLYQLPMNHGKSRSGGYASMLPWETILLSSGEQPALSFTTAQGAAARILGTTKPPFGDNGGDMAVRAREGVLANYGHAGPAFVEQLRRDLASKGGPDRLKQQHQQLRDQFKGGNDMTARRAPMVALLALAEKLACEWKILPYEPMPAESWRRLFAADSPTDNRPEMAMDVVREYIAGHAWELWPSDSDRPPLHGWLGAEKQVNGESRVAIMPERLKKILADASYKLDAVEQAWIASGYLELSKSQKPAHKIPIRINSKQARCYVFTKKALESAEATQEAL from the coding sequence ATGACACTCGAAGACTTCGTTCGTCTCCTTCGCGAGCACATGTGCTACATCACCGGATCGGCGCCCAACTTCAAGGCGACCTGCCCAGCGCACGAGGACAATCAGCCGTCGCTGTCGATCGGCCCCGGTACGGACGGAGCACCGTTCTCGTACAAGTGCCACGCCGGATGCAGCAAGGATGAGATCCGAGCCGCGCTCAGCCTGCCGGCCGCCAAGTCGGACGCAGACTTCCATGGTCGAGCTAAGCCGACGTGGACCACCGAATACGGGTACACCAGCGAGGTCGGCGCGACGCTCTACGTGAAGGAGCGGGGCGAACCCAAGACGTTCCGTATCTACCGGCCATTGACCGGTGGTCGCCGCCAGTACAAGTCCGTGTTCGTCGGTCCCGGTGCCCCGCAGAAGGTGCTGTACCACCTGCCTGAACTGATGGCCGGAATCCAGGCCGGGGAGCCGGTCCACGTCGTCGAGGGCGAGAAGGACGTGCATACCGCCGAGGGCCTTGGGCTGATCGCTACGTGCAACGTTGAGGGCGCGGCGAAGGAAGGCCAGCGCACGAAGTGGCTCTCCCGTTACGGCGACAGTCTCAAGGGTGCCCACGTCGTGATCGTCCGCGATAGGGACGACGCGGGCCGAGCCCACGCCAAGGCCATCGCCGCCGACCTTCAGGGCAAGGCAGCGTCCGTCAAGGTGGTCGAGGCCAAGGAGGGCAAGGACCTCACCGACCACGTGAAGGCTGGATACGGGGTCGAGGACCTGATTGAGGTCACAGGCACCGAGGAGGTTCGCCGCCCGGACCTGCGGATCGTGGCGAGCATTGATGGCGCCAACGTACTGGCGGACGAACCGGACAAGGTCTCGCAGAACGCCGACGACCCCGAGGTCGGCTATGACATCGCCGGGACGTTCAACCTGCCCGGGAAGGTCACTGTGCCCGCGCAGTACCGCCTCGACCGGCGCGGCGTCTGGCTGAAGAAGATGGTCAAGGAGAACGGCGTAGAGAAGCCCACCTGGATCCGCGTCTCCTTCGCCCCATTGGTGGTCACCGGCACCCTGCGCGACCCCGACGATGAACAGTCGGTCGAGCTCTCCTGGCTCGACCGCGGCAAGGTCGTCTCGAAGGTCGTCCCGCGCGACGTCGCCAAGCGCGGTCGGGAGCTGATCAAGCAACTCGGCAACGCCAACCTGCCAGTCATCGAGGCGGACTCGCGGCTCGTCGAACGGTGGCTCGCCGAATTCGAGGCCAGCAACCGTCAGATCCGGGACCAGTACCTCGCCCGCTACCTGGGCTGGCAGCCCGACGGAACGTTCGTCGCATCTCCGCACGGCGACGTGAAGGTCGAAGTCCTCCATGACGAGCAGCGGACCCGCGCCCGCGCGTTCGGCCAGCACGGAACCCTGAAGGGCTGGCAGGAGGCCGTGAAGGAGTTGGCGGCGCACCAGGTGCCACGCGTGGTCATCGCGGCGTCCCTGGCAGCCTCCCTACTGCGGCCGTTGGGCATCTCCTCGTTCACCGTCGACGTGTCCTCACGTTCAACGAAGGGCAAGACCACCTGCCTTCAGTGCGGACTGAGCGCCTGGGCGAACCCCAGCGAGCAGGCCGACGCCATGGCGAACTGGCGGACCACGCTGTTCGCGATCGAGAAGACCCTGAACCTCGTCCGGGGAATGGTCACCGTCCTCGACGAGACCATGGCGGTCGACGACGAGACACTGATCGACCAGGTGCTCTACCAGCTTCCGATGAACCACGGGAAGAGCCGCAGCGGCGGGTACGCAAGCATGCTGCCCTGGGAAACCATCCTGCTCTCCTCGGGCGAACAGCCGGCCCTATCGTTCACGACCGCACAAGGCGCCGCCGCGCGCATCCTCGGGACCACCAAGCCGCCCTTCGGTGACAACGGCGGTGACATGGCCGTGCGCGCTCGCGAGGGCGTCCTCGCCAACTACGGCCATGCCGGTCCGGCGTTCGTCGAGCAGCTCCGACGTGACCTGGCCTCGAAAGGCGGCCCTGACCGCCTTAAGCAGCAGCACCAGCAACTGCGCGACCAGTTCAAGGGGGGCAACGACATGACGGCGCGTCGAGCGCCGATGGTCGCGCTGCTTGCCCTGGCCGAGAAGTTGGCCTGCGAGTGGAAGATCCTTCCGTATGAGCCCATGCCGGCCGAGAGCTGGCGTCGGCTTTTCGCAGCGGACAGCCCGACGGACAACCGGCCCGAGATGGCGATGGACGTCGTGCGGGAGTACATCGCCGGGCACGCCTGGGAACTGTGGCCCAGCGACTCCGACCGGCCGCCGCTGCACGGATGGCTCGGTGCCGAGAAGCAAGTGAACGGCGAGTCGCGAGTCGCGATCATGCCGGAGCGGTTGAAGAAGATCCTGGCCGATGCCAGCTACAAGCTCGATGCGGTCGAGCAGGCGTGGATCGCCTCGGGCTACCTGGAGCTGAGCAAGAGCCAGAAGCCTGCTCACAAGATCCCCATTCGGATCAATAGCAAGCAGGCCCGGTGCTACGTCTTCACCAAGAAGGCACTGGAGAGCGCCGAAGCGACGCAGGAGGCGCTGTGA
- a CDS encoding DEAD/DEAH box helicase yields MPETFAPRPYQQAAIDKLTEGWRGGQNRLAVVLPTGAGKTVVFANLIAAMLPVASGRPLVIAHREELLNQAADKIRAVNPHLRVGIVKAEKNQHLDVDVVVASVQTLAVERRRRDIADIGMAIVDECHHAAAPTYMEVLDHFGAWRGLPAAGFTATLTRQDGGLAEVWQDVVFRMDILDLIASGHLVDVKGKRVVVPGLDLDTVHTRNGDLADGELGTALEESGAAKIVSEAYLEHAADRPGVIFTPTVASAKNMAEVMTDAGIPTGTVWGAMPKDERAATLARYQAGDLQVLANCMVLTEGFDAPWTSCAVIARPTKSAGLYIQMAGRALRLAEGKKDALLLDVMGASTRHKLASIVDLTDRKIAAPKDGQTLTEAVDEEEAQGFQIGEVEWADVDLFHNSDVHWLQTYRGTWFIPAGDTSYFLAPGSQPGQFLIRSWTKQTGQIRLAPDPDEEQPQELAMLRAAMFAKRRAAHLSLKDTRWRTAQPTSRQLGLCRYRRIKVTPGWTAGEVADALDIHTASAAIDQWVEAAAAA; encoded by the coding sequence ATGCCTGAGACCTTCGCCCCGCGCCCCTACCAGCAGGCCGCGATCGACAAGCTCACCGAAGGCTGGCGCGGCGGGCAGAACCGGCTCGCGGTCGTGCTGCCGACCGGAGCCGGCAAGACCGTCGTCTTCGCCAACCTCATCGCCGCCATGCTCCCCGTCGCCAGCGGCCGACCCCTGGTCATCGCCCACCGCGAAGAACTCCTCAACCAAGCCGCCGACAAGATCCGTGCCGTCAACCCGCACCTGCGCGTCGGCATCGTCAAAGCCGAGAAGAACCAGCACCTCGACGTCGACGTCGTCGTCGCCTCCGTCCAGACCCTCGCGGTCGAGCGCCGCCGCCGCGATATCGCCGACATCGGCATGGCCATCGTCGACGAGTGCCACCACGCCGCCGCGCCCACCTACATGGAGGTGCTGGACCACTTCGGTGCCTGGCGCGGCCTGCCCGCCGCCGGCTTCACCGCCACCCTCACCCGGCAGGACGGCGGCCTCGCCGAGGTCTGGCAGGACGTCGTCTTCCGGATGGACATCCTCGACCTCATCGCCTCCGGCCACCTGGTCGACGTCAAGGGCAAGCGCGTCGTCGTACCCGGCCTCGACCTCGACACGGTCCACACCCGCAACGGCGACCTCGCCGACGGTGAACTCGGCACCGCTCTCGAAGAGTCCGGCGCAGCAAAGATCGTTAGCGAAGCATACCTCGAACACGCCGCCGACCGTCCCGGCGTGATCTTCACGCCGACCGTCGCCAGCGCCAAGAACATGGCCGAGGTCATGACCGACGCCGGCATCCCGACCGGCACCGTCTGGGGCGCCATGCCCAAGGACGAGCGCGCCGCCACCCTCGCCCGCTACCAGGCCGGTGACCTGCAAGTCCTCGCGAACTGCATGGTCCTGACCGAAGGGTTCGACGCCCCCTGGACGTCATGCGCGGTCATAGCCCGGCCCACCAAGTCCGCCGGGCTGTACATCCAGATGGCCGGTCGCGCGCTCCGCCTCGCCGAGGGCAAGAAGGACGCTCTCCTCCTGGACGTCATGGGCGCCAGCACCCGGCACAAGCTCGCCTCGATCGTGGACCTGACCGACCGCAAGATCGCCGCGCCGAAGGACGGCCAGACCCTCACCGAGGCAGTAGACGAGGAAGAAGCCCAGGGCTTCCAGATCGGCGAAGTCGAGTGGGCCGACGTCGACCTCTTCCACAACTCCGATGTCCACTGGCTCCAGACCTACCGCGGCACCTGGTTCATCCCCGCCGGCGACACCTCCTACTTCCTCGCACCCGGCAGCCAGCCCGGCCAGTTCCTGATCCGCAGTTGGACCAAGCAGACCGGGCAGATCCGCCTCGCCCCCGACCCCGACGAGGAGCAGCCCCAGGAGCTGGCGATGCTCCGCGCAGCGATGTTCGCCAAGCGCCGGGCCGCCCACCTCAGCCTCAAGGACACCCGGTGGCGCACCGCGCAGCCCACCAGCAGACAGCTCGGGCTCTGCCGCTACCGGCGCATCAAGGTCACGCCTGGTTGGACCGCCGGAGAAGTAGCCGACGCCCTCGACATCCATACCGCATCCGCCGCCATCGACCAATGGGTCGAGGCCGCTGCAGCGGCCTGA
- a CDS encoding helix-turn-helix domain-containing protein, translated as MKAIEGLLFESEEYALLDHLVVAGIVYVLRTNGTVPDGAEALAARLHQYVVQYRETEFRVRPQVSASLETMFDSSSFALRSSETTEWLSVRQVAELSGKSEQYVRRLAQKRVLEGDQMGYKGARRLNGNSVAAWLAARRSDQQAA; from the coding sequence GTGAAGGCGATCGAGGGGCTGCTGTTCGAGTCCGAGGAGTACGCGCTCCTGGACCACCTGGTGGTCGCGGGCATCGTCTATGTCCTGCGGACCAACGGGACGGTTCCGGACGGTGCGGAGGCGTTGGCGGCCCGGCTCCACCAGTACGTCGTCCAGTATCGCGAAACCGAGTTTCGCGTTCGACCGCAGGTCAGCGCCTCACTCGAAACCATGTTCGACAGCTCAAGTTTCGCGTTGCGATCTTCGGAGACAACGGAGTGGCTGTCAGTGCGACAGGTCGCGGAGTTGTCCGGCAAGAGTGAGCAGTACGTGCGCAGGTTGGCCCAGAAGAGGGTCCTCGAAGGGGATCAGATGGGCTACAAAGGCGCGCGCAGGCTCAACGGCAACAGCGTGGCCGCCTGGCTCGCCGCTCGAAGGAGCGACCAACAGGCGGCGTAG
- a CDS encoding helix-turn-helix domain-containing protein: MQQQATVRQRRTMPAEIGVMLAAARIRCGWRRKEAARILGIAPTFLFNLEAGLRCPSVTSARQLAAGLALSEAERTALLAAAVDDAGADSPWRKPG; the protein is encoded by the coding sequence ATGCAGCAGCAGGCGACAGTGAGGCAGCGGCGGACGATGCCAGCCGAGATCGGCGTGATGCTTGCCGCGGCGCGGATACGGTGCGGGTGGCGGAGGAAGGAAGCGGCGCGGATTCTCGGTATCGCGCCGACGTTCCTGTTCAACCTGGAGGCCGGGCTGCGCTGCCCCTCGGTGACATCGGCGCGGCAGCTCGCCGCCGGCCTGGCGCTCAGCGAGGCCGAGCGCACCGCCCTGCTCGCCGCTGCGGTCGACGACGCCGGGGCCGACAGTCCATGGCGTAAGCCGGGGTGA
- a CDS encoding recombinase family protein gives MGRTVAYVRVSTRDQNPQMQIDAITAHGYDLMLTEKMSGRVNERPEWQRCLSELREGDTFLCWKSDRFGRSAGHVLSVVEDLTKRGIKVISLTESFDVSTKEGKFMFSVLAAAAEYETAIRAERQAEGIAAAKRRQESGQMLPDKKHMGRPRVIGPSEVETLRHLVESGKTVTEAARTLKISRSAAYAALKG, from the coding sequence ATGGGCCGCACCGTCGCATACGTCCGTGTCAGCACTCGTGACCAGAACCCGCAGATGCAGATCGACGCCATCACCGCCCACGGCTACGACCTGATGCTCACCGAGAAGATGTCCGGCCGCGTGAACGAGCGCCCGGAGTGGCAGCGCTGCCTCTCCGAACTCCGCGAGGGCGACACGTTCCTGTGCTGGAAGTCGGACCGGTTCGGCCGCTCGGCCGGCCACGTGCTCTCCGTGGTCGAGGATCTGACGAAGCGCGGCATCAAAGTCATCTCGCTCACGGAGAGCTTCGACGTCAGCACGAAGGAGGGCAAGTTCATGTTCTCTGTGCTGGCCGCAGCCGCCGAGTACGAGACCGCGATCCGTGCCGAGCGCCAGGCCGAGGGCATCGCTGCGGCGAAGCGCCGCCAGGAGTCCGGCCAGATGCTCCCGGACAAGAAGCACATGGGCCGGCCGCGGGTCATCGGCCCGTCCGAGGTCGAGACGCTGCGGCACCTGGTCGAGAGCGGGAAGACGGTGACCGAGGCCGCGCGCACGTTGAAGATCAGCCGCTCGGCGGCGTACGCGGCCCTCAAGGGCTAG
- a CDS encoding DUF6879 family protein, with translation MSQKDWTEPFRNARRSAVHLEMRDAYGVATEAAAFAHWRETGERDNDPESPHWKPWTTLIRDMVARGVVVRRARIVSEPVTDYIRYEHSGTFVILSAGEQVRWLPRRLASDIALPGNDFWLFDGALVRFGHFTGDGALAGHEIRTEPAVAELCGTAFEAVWERAVPHEDYKIS, from the coding sequence ATGTCGCAGAAGGACTGGACTGAGCCGTTCCGCAATGCCCGGAGGTCTGCCGTACATCTGGAGATGCGGGACGCCTACGGCGTTGCTACCGAGGCTGCCGCGTTCGCGCACTGGCGCGAGACCGGCGAGCGGGACAACGACCCGGAATCGCCCCACTGGAAGCCGTGGACGACGCTGATCCGCGACATGGTCGCCCGGGGCGTGGTCGTCCGCCGTGCCCGGATCGTCTCCGAGCCCGTCACCGACTACATCCGGTACGAGCATTCTGGAACGTTCGTCATCCTCTCCGCAGGGGAGCAGGTCCGTTGGCTGCCGAGGCGTCTCGCCTCAGACATCGCCCTGCCTGGCAACGACTTCTGGCTGTTCGACGGTGCCCTCGTTCGCTTCGGACACTTCACCGGGGATGGCGCGCTCGCCGGCCACGAGATCCGGACCGAACCTGCGGTAGCCGAACTGTGCGGCACGGCGTTCGAAGCCGTCTGGGAGCGAGCCGTCCCGCACGAGGACTACAAGATCAGCTGA
- a CDS encoding helix-turn-helix domain-containing protein, with translation MPKSPSSSAQAARERVAAQLRDLRLDAGITAHDLSARCGWSPAKTSRFEHAVAVPTDADIRAWCTACGAEQQAPDLIAANRQADHLYVEWRRKHRSGLRRTQEELLPLHERTQVQRVYGSKVIPGFFQTTGYATALLGAITRFQGTPDDVAEAVRSRRKRERALYEGDHRFVVLLEEVVLRYRIGGADVMAGQLEHLLDVMRLPSVALGVIPFTADRPDMWPLEPFYVFDDECVIVEMLSAEIRITVPGEIQLYTRAFAEMGRMAVYGPSAQARLEAAVNALG, from the coding sequence ATGCCCAAGTCACCATCTTCCAGCGCCCAGGCAGCCCGAGAGCGCGTAGCCGCACAACTGCGCGATCTCCGGCTCGACGCCGGCATCACAGCACATGACCTGTCCGCCCGCTGCGGATGGAGCCCGGCGAAGACCTCGCGGTTCGAGCACGCTGTGGCGGTGCCGACCGATGCCGACATCCGGGCCTGGTGCACGGCTTGCGGCGCGGAGCAGCAGGCCCCCGACCTGATCGCCGCGAACCGGCAGGCAGACCACCTGTACGTGGAGTGGCGCAGGAAGCACCGCAGCGGGCTGCGCCGCACCCAGGAGGAACTGCTGCCGCTCCACGAGCGCACCCAGGTCCAGCGGGTCTACGGCTCGAAGGTCATCCCCGGGTTCTTCCAGACGACCGGCTACGCAACTGCACTACTCGGTGCGATCACCCGCTTCCAGGGCACGCCGGACGACGTCGCCGAGGCGGTGCGGTCGCGTCGCAAGCGGGAGCGCGCCCTGTACGAGGGCGACCACCGGTTTGTGGTCCTGCTGGAAGAGGTCGTGCTGCGCTACCGAATCGGCGGCGCCGATGTCATGGCGGGCCAGCTTGAGCACCTGCTCGACGTGATGCGGCTGCCGTCCGTCGCCCTGGGCGTGATCCCGTTCACCGCGGACCGTCCGGACATGTGGCCGCTGGAGCCGTTCTACGTCTTCGACGACGAGTGCGTGATCGTTGAGATGCTATCGGCGGAGATCCGCATCACTGTGCCTGGCGAGATCCAGCTGTATACGCGCGCATTCGCCGAGATGGGCCGCATGGCCGTCTACGGGCCGTCAGCACAAGCCCGGCTGGAGGCTGCTGTCAACGCGCTGGGGTGA
- a CDS encoding DUF6907 domain-containing protein has product MPSGQTKPPTAAARTALGRPSRLPAWRQRRDGHRRSRPASKHPPTGAGTDEGETSVIDYLGRPCPAWCAGRHGAEPPWQDVLYHESEPVVLDVLVDPVEVQCISGLIQFPDAADPRHRNVTAWSWVVTSVGLRQPSDVLAYADMLTGYADRLRELAGELATAQAEDHAARSERT; this is encoded by the coding sequence CTGCCGTCCGGGCAGACCAAGCCCCCCACGGCGGCTGCCCGGACGGCACTTGGCCGGCCGTCCCGTCTCCCTGCGTGGAGGCAGCGACGGGACGGCCATCGACGGTCCCGGCCGGCGTCCAAGCATCCGCCGACCGGGGCCGGCACCGATGAGGGAGAGACGAGCGTGATCGACTACCTTGGCCGACCGTGCCCGGCCTGGTGTGCGGGCAGGCACGGCGCCGAGCCGCCGTGGCAAGACGTCCTGTACCACGAGTCCGAGCCGGTGGTGCTGGACGTGCTGGTGGATCCGGTCGAGGTCCAGTGCATCTCGGGCTTGATCCAGTTCCCGGATGCCGCCGACCCGCGTCACCGCAACGTCACGGCCTGGTCGTGGGTGGTGACGTCGGTGGGGCTGCGGCAGCCCTCCGACGTCCTCGCGTACGCGGACATGCTCACCGGCTACGCGGACCGGCTCCGGGAGCTCGCCGGCGAGCTGGCGACCGCGCAGGCCGAGGACCACGCCGCCCGCTCCGAGCGGACGTGA
- a CDS encoding DUF2637 domain-containing protein, with the protein MTLTRAQRAAVWCVAAGALLIALIGFTGSYAAVQGLAARKGFGGFSYVFPVGVDVGIAVLLALDLVLTWLRIPFPLLRHTAWLLTAGTIVFNAASAWPDALAVAMHAIIPILFVVVVEAARHAVGRLADISVDRHMESVRLVRWVLAPVPTFRLWRRMKLWEMRSYDEVVQLEQNRLVYRTRLRAQYGRRWRRQAPVELLLPLKLARYGVPLPSEPSGNFPEGRAALLLHAVEKIDGDTAELEPVEPVVPSESTDLVEPGETDIVEPLPDVTLPGKFPASAEAEPELSALEVATRARLERLREARRQAAASWWVAQLQTDRPTFNEHAKASGISVPTLRKSIAEFPEPVPEVAP; encoded by the coding sequence GTGACCCTCACCCGCGCCCAGCGCGCCGCTGTCTGGTGTGTCGCCGCCGGCGCCCTGCTGATCGCCCTGATCGGCTTCACCGGCTCCTACGCGGCCGTGCAGGGCCTCGCCGCCCGGAAGGGCTTCGGCGGCTTCTCGTACGTCTTCCCGGTCGGCGTGGACGTCGGCATCGCCGTACTCCTCGCCCTCGACCTCGTACTCACATGGCTGCGGATCCCGTTCCCGCTGCTGCGGCACACGGCGTGGCTGCTGACCGCCGGGACGATCGTGTTCAACGCAGCCTCGGCGTGGCCGGACGCGCTCGCCGTGGCGATGCACGCGATCATCCCGATCCTGTTCGTCGTCGTCGTCGAGGCCGCGCGGCACGCGGTGGGCCGGCTGGCGGACATCAGCGTCGACCGGCACATGGAGTCGGTCCGGCTGGTCCGCTGGGTCCTGGCGCCGGTGCCGACGTTTCGGCTGTGGCGGCGGATGAAGCTGTGGGAGATGCGCTCCTATGACGAGGTCGTGCAGCTGGAGCAGAACCGGCTGGTGTACCGGACTCGGCTGCGCGCCCAGTACGGGCGCCGCTGGCGCAGGCAGGCGCCGGTGGAGCTGCTGCTGCCGCTGAAGCTGGCCCGCTACGGGGTGCCGCTGCCCTCTGAGCCTTCCGGAAACTTTCCGGAAGGCCGCGCCGCACTGCTGCTCCATGCGGTGGAAAAGATCGACGGCGACACAGCCGAGCTGGAGCCGGTGGAACCCGTGGTGCCGTCGGAAAGCACTGATCTTGTCGAACCGGGCGAAACGGACATCGTCGAGCCGCTGCCGGACGTCACGCTTCCGGGAAAGTTTCCCGCAAGCGCCGAGGCCGAGCCGGAGTTGAGCGCGCTCGAAGTCGCCACTCGCGCCCGGCTGGAGCGGCTGCGCGAGGCACGCAGGCAGGCCGCCGCCAGCTGGTGGGTCGCGCAGCTGCAGACGGATCGGCCGACCTTCAACGAGCACGCCAAGGCGTCGGGGATCTCGGTGCCGACGCTGCGTAAGTCCATCGCAGAGTTCCCCGAGCCAGTACCGGAGGTTGCACCGTGA
- a CDS encoding DUF6907 domain-containing protein: MTAPRTVTVAVWRGGTMTMPCPPWCIGHTDAQVAQHPVDFHHDGPETGVTVETAAGRDEILAAGITQAPLGSRDCLPYASVDTGGGYERMEPDQLRGLADGLEAHAVFLRRFAVEVEELRAVTAEEYRPAGIPPHLPPLAPLDGDL, translated from the coding sequence GTGACCGCCCCGCGCACGGTGACCGTCGCGGTATGGCGCGGCGGCACGATGACAATGCCCTGCCCGCCCTGGTGCATCGGCCACACCGACGCCCAGGTCGCGCAGCACCCCGTCGACTTCCACCACGACGGCCCCGAGACCGGCGTGACCGTGGAGACCGCTGCCGGCCGGGACGAGATCCTCGCCGCGGGCATCACGCAGGCCCCGCTCGGCTCCCGCGACTGCCTGCCCTACGCGTCGGTCGACACGGGCGGCGGCTACGAGCGCATGGAGCCCGACCAGCTGCGCGGCCTCGCGGACGGCCTGGAGGCGCACGCCGTGTTCCTGCGCCGGTTCGCCGTCGAGGTCGAGGAGTTGCGGGCCGTGACCGCCGAGGAGTACCGGCCGGCCGGTATCCCGCCGCACCTGCCGCCGCTCGCACCCCTGGACGGCGACCTGTGA
- a CDS encoding YifB family Mg chelatase-like AAA ATPase, with amino-acid sequence MVLAIACSVLAAAERIDPAAIAGLLLVGELGLDGRVRPVRGVLPAVLAAADAGYGRVVVPAQTAAEAALVPGMAVHGVRTLRQLIALLCHEDPPEDSFGPGAQEVAGLPDNALAGLSLPGLGVRSRAADAPDHRDLADVAGQFEARRALEIAAAGGHHLYLKGPPGAGKTMLAERLPGILPPLTPQEALEVTAVHSVAGLLPPGRPLLTGAPYCAPHHSTTMPAIIGGGSGLPRPGAVSLAHRGALFLDEAPEFPVRVLDALRQPLESGEVVIARAAGSLRLPARFLLVLAANPCPCGRWSRRGEGCDCTPAMVSRYQGRLSGPLLDRVDLRVEVDAVTRVELMERDATAESTATVAARVVAARERAAARLRDTPWRTNGEVPGHELRTRWRLADGALRDAERDLERGLLTARGLDRVLRVAWTAADLAELDRPDREQVRTALGLRTGVRYGLPRDGGPLC; translated from the coding sequence TTGGTCCTGGCCATCGCCTGCTCGGTGCTGGCCGCCGCCGAGCGGATCGACCCGGCCGCCATCGCCGGGCTGCTGCTGGTCGGCGAGCTGGGCCTCGACGGCCGGGTCCGCCCGGTCCGGGGCGTGCTGCCGGCCGTCCTCGCCGCCGCCGACGCCGGATACGGCCGGGTCGTCGTGCCGGCGCAGACCGCGGCCGAGGCCGCGCTGGTGCCCGGGATGGCGGTGCACGGCGTCCGCACCCTGCGCCAGTTGATCGCGCTGCTCTGCCACGAGGACCCGCCCGAGGACAGTTTCGGACCCGGCGCCCAGGAGGTGGCCGGACTGCCCGACAACGCCCTGGCCGGGCTCTCGCTGCCCGGACTGGGCGTCCGCAGCCGGGCCGCCGACGCTCCGGACCACCGCGACCTCGCCGACGTCGCCGGGCAGTTCGAGGCCCGCCGCGCCCTGGAGATCGCCGCCGCCGGCGGGCACCACCTGTACCTCAAGGGCCCGCCCGGTGCGGGCAAGACCATGCTGGCCGAACGGCTGCCCGGGATCCTGCCGCCGCTCACCCCGCAGGAGGCCCTGGAGGTGACGGCCGTCCACTCGGTCGCCGGACTGCTCCCGCCCGGCCGACCGCTGCTCACCGGCGCGCCCTACTGCGCACCGCACCACTCCACCACCATGCCGGCGATCATCGGCGGCGGCAGCGGACTGCCGCGCCCCGGCGCGGTCTCGCTGGCCCACCGGGGCGCGCTCTTCCTGGACGAGGCCCCGGAGTTCCCGGTCCGGGTGCTGGACGCACTGCGGCAGCCGCTGGAGTCCGGCGAGGTGGTCATCGCCAGGGCCGCCGGCTCGCTGCGGCTCCCGGCCCGGTTCCTGCTGGTGCTGGCGGCCAACCCGTGCCCCTGCGGGCGCTGGTCGCGCCGGGGCGAGGGCTGCGACTGCACGCCGGCGATGGTCTCGCGCTACCAGGGGCGGCTCTCCGGGCCGCTGCTCGACCGGGTCGACCTCCGGGTCGAGGTCGACGCCGTGACCAGGGTCGAACTGATGGAACGCGACGCCACGGCGGAGAGCACCGCGACCGTGGCCGCCCGGGTGGTCGCCGCCCGGGAGCGGGCCGCCGCCCGGCTGCGGGACACGCCCTGGCGCACCAACGGCGAGGTTCCCGGGCACGAGCTGCGCACCCGCTGGCGGCTGGCCGACGGGGCGCTGCGGGACGCCGAACGCGACCTGGAACGCGGGCTGCTGACCGCCCGGGGGCTGGACCGGGTGCTGCGGGTCGCCTGGACCGCCGCGGACCTCGCCGAGCTCGACCGACCCGACCGCGAGCAGGTGCGGACCGCGCTCGGCCTGCGCACCGGCGTCCGCTACGGGCTGCCCCGGGACGGGGGACCGCTGTGCTGA